In Ruminiclostridium papyrosolvens DSM 2782, the following proteins share a genomic window:
- a CDS encoding RNA ligase RtcB family protein — translation MNNVTIISSEKNWLEHCAVSQLNGIASLPGVVNAVGLPDLHPGKTPVGAAIITEGIIYPHLVGNDIGCGMALFMTELDKRKLKTERLVKKAESFESLKEIRLPSEFEDVSKSPLGTSLGTIGGGNHFAELQEVETIFNQEVFGQLGYDKAKIMLLVHSGSRGYGQAILEDSLLVYQSQDGLSVTSQGAKEYMKKHNDAIHWAAINRDLIAYRFLKLLGISTQTIKLSDTCHNGICIKEYDKTPRYIHRKGASACDTGAVVIPGSRGSLTYLVMPTSNTDISGYSLSHGAGRKWERSVCRAKLENKYTKETIKYTKYKGKVICNNSNLLFEEAPEAYKNIDTVIESLLEFRLIEVIATFKPILTYKA, via the coding sequence ATGAATAATGTCACAATAATTTCATCTGAAAAGAATTGGTTAGAACACTGTGCTGTGAGTCAACTTAACGGCATAGCCTCCCTTCCGGGAGTAGTGAATGCGGTAGGACTGCCTGATTTGCATCCCGGCAAAACCCCGGTAGGTGCTGCTATAATTACTGAGGGAATTATATACCCTCATCTGGTAGGCAATGATATCGGCTGTGGAATGGCCTTGTTTATGACTGAACTTGATAAAAGAAAGTTAAAAACGGAACGGCTGGTAAAAAAAGCCGAGAGTTTCGAAAGCCTAAAGGAAATACGGTTGCCGAGCGAGTTTGAGGATGTAAGTAAATCTCCTTTGGGCACAAGTCTGGGAACAATCGGGGGTGGAAATCATTTTGCCGAACTTCAGGAGGTTGAAACTATATTCAACCAAGAAGTCTTTGGACAACTGGGATACGATAAAGCCAAGATTATGTTATTGGTTCACAGCGGCTCAAGAGGCTACGGTCAAGCCATTCTGGAAGATAGTCTCTTAGTGTATCAGTCTCAGGATGGACTTTCTGTTACTTCACAGGGAGCAAAAGAGTATATGAAAAAGCACAACGATGCAATTCATTGGGCAGCAATCAATAGAGACTTAATTGCATATCGGTTTCTTAAGCTTCTTGGTATTAGTACTCAGACAATAAAGTTATCTGACACCTGTCATAATGGTATCTGCATAAAGGAATATGACAAAACCCCACGGTATATTCACAGAAAAGGTGCTTCTGCCTGTGATACGGGTGCTGTTGTAATACCGGGTTCAAGAGGTTCACTAACCTATCTGGTTATGCCCACAAGCAATACCGATATTTCAGGGTATTCCCTGTCACACGGTGCAGGCCGGAAATGGGAACGAAGTGTGTGCAGAGCTAAGCTGGAAAACAAATACACAAAAGAAACTATAAAATACACTAAATATAAAGGAAAAGTCATTTGTAATAACAGCAACCTTCTTTTTGAGGAAGCTCCTGAAGCGTATAAGAATATTGATACTGTGATTGAAAGCCTTCTGGAATTCCGATTAATAGAAGTAATTGCAACGTTTAAACCCATTCTGACATATAAAGCATAG
- the prfH gene encoding peptide chain release factor H: protein MWIQISSGKGPVECELAVSLFLKAFENECNKNQIKINIIDAVPGEISGNYKSVLLSLDCSEHQVIDNIKSGTVLWICKSPYRPNHKRKNWFINVDVFQIPDKLSFCEKDVRFESMRSSGPGGQNVNKVETAVRAIHLPTGLTATAREERSQYMNKKLALCRLSNLIREMNDSKFSVQKRNLWEQHNALERGNPIRIYKGKEFKIK, encoded by the coding sequence ATGTGGATACAAATAAGTTCAGGGAAAGGCCCTGTCGAATGTGAACTTGCAGTAAGCCTTTTCTTAAAAGCGTTTGAAAATGAATGTAATAAGAATCAGATAAAAATCAACATTATTGATGCAGTGCCAGGTGAGATATCCGGCAACTATAAATCCGTACTCCTTTCCCTTGATTGCTCTGAGCATCAGGTTATTGATAATATCAAAAGCGGTACGGTTTTATGGATTTGCAAAAGTCCATACCGTCCCAATCATAAAAGAAAGAACTGGTTTATTAATGTTGACGTATTCCAGATACCCGATAAACTATCTTTTTGTGAAAAGGATGTACGTTTTGAATCAATGAGAAGCTCAGGTCCCGGAGGTCAAAATGTAAACAAGGTTGAAACTGCCGTAAGGGCAATTCATCTTCCTACAGGCCTGACAGCAACTGCAAGGGAGGAAAGATCCCAGTATATGAATAAAAAACTTGCACTTTGCAGACTGTCAAACCTTATTCGAGAAATGAATGATTCAAAATTCTCTGTCCAGAAAAGAAACCTGTGGGAACAGCATAATGCTTTGGAAAGAGGCAATCCAATACGGATTTATAAAGGAAAGGAATTCAAAATAAAGTAA
- a CDS encoding GNAT family N-acetyltransferase, which translates to MNVRMANHNDADTLIKVRFDYFAVEKLEIADDKRDLINSHLKEYYSKHLNLDFFAAFVEDDSGNIVSTAFLVIFEKPANLSWPTGKTGMILNVHTYAKYRKMGYATKVMNLLIQEAKNQDLSYIELSASELGKPLYKKLGFKELEHSHFTEMKMYLL; encoded by the coding sequence ATGAATGTAAGAATGGCAAACCATAATGATGCTGATACGCTTATAAAGGTTAGGTTTGACTATTTTGCTGTTGAAAAATTGGAAATAGCTGATGATAAGAGAGATTTGATTAATTCTCATTTAAAAGAGTATTACTCAAAGCACTTAAATCTTGATTTTTTTGCTGCTTTCGTTGAGGATGATAGTGGAAATATTGTATCGACAGCATTCTTAGTAATTTTTGAAAAGCCCGCAAATTTATCCTGGCCAACGGGCAAAACAGGAATGATTCTCAATGTTCACACTTATGCTAAATACCGTAAAATGGGATATGCTACAAAGGTAATGAATTTACTGATTCAAGAGGCAAAAAATCAAGATTTATCTTATATTGAGTTATCGGCGTCAGAATTAGGGAAACCATTATATAAGAAGTTAGGTTTTAAAGAATTGGAGCATTCTCATTTTACAGAAATGAAAATGTATTTACTTTGA
- a CDS encoding Ig-like domain-containing protein → MPITGGTSVVNNNTGSGTTTPSQGDNGSNGNNGGGTPAPVKVNSISVSPESMTLIAGEATGTITATISPSNATNKNIIWSSSNKTVATVNNGIVTPLAEGTTIISAVSADDSAKRQRLH, encoded by the coding sequence GTGCCTATAACGGGTGGAACTTCAGTTGTAAATAATAATACAGGAAGTGGTACTACAACGCCTAGTCAAGGAGATAATGGAAGTAACGGAAATAACGGTGGTGGTACTCCGGCACCAGTAAAGGTTAATTCTATTAGTGTTTCGCCTGAGTCAATGACCTTGATAGCAGGTGAAGCAACGGGAACAATAACAGCAACAATTAGTCCTTCAAATGCAACAAACAAAAATATAATCTGGTCATCCAGCAATAAAACCGTTGCAACCGTTAATAACGGTATAGTAACTCCATTGGCAGAAGGTACAACTATAATTTCAGCTGTCTCGGCGGACGACTCTGCTAAAAGGCAACGGCTACATTAA
- a CDS encoding CLI_3235 family bacteriocin precursor has product MRNLGKKLTATKETVQAYAYCMCTGCGCYCNCWGDASLSSSLFSSTKYSSSDASYSSRRN; this is encoded by the coding sequence ATGAGAAATCTCGGTAAAAAGCTTACTGCTACAAAGGAAACTGTACAAGCATATGCTTACTGTATGTGTACCGGTTGCGGTTGCTATTGCAACTGTTGGGGTGATGCATCCCTTTCCAGTTCTCTGTTTAGCAGTACAAAGTACAGCTCCAGCGATGCTTCTTACTCTAGCAGGAGAAATTAA
- a CDS encoding helix-turn-helix transcriptional regulator yields MKNNIKQLRKAKGLRQEDMAVSLNVSRQTIIAIENNKYNPTLELAMKMARLLDTTIEELFVLE; encoded by the coding sequence ATGAAAAATAATATTAAACAATTAAGAAAAGCCAAAGGTTTACGTCAAGAGGATATGGCTGTCTCATTAAATGTCTCAAGGCAAACAATAATAGCAATAGAAAACAACAAATATAATCCAACACTGGAGTTAGCTATGAAAATGGCTAGATTATTGGATACGACCATAGAAGAATTATTTGTTTTAGAGTAA
- a CDS encoding VPS10 domain-containing protein — protein MKIRNIKKIMILCLLIAFTCTSLFVPPVSANGAVSAPYNWDNVKIGGGGGYVCGIVYNPTEKGLVYARTDMGGAYIRNKQTLEWEPITDWVSPDEWNLLGCESIATDPVDTNRVYIAAGTYTNSWTPMNGYILRSEDYGKTWERTELPFKFGGNMPGRSVGERLMIDPNSNNILYFAARSGKGLWKSTDYGKTWAKVSSFTNVGNYVEDPKFEYSSDNLGLCFVTFDSYKGTKGTPTKDIYVGVADKKNPLYVSHDAGETWSPVEGQPTESTFTQHNSKALKIGIPQHAVVNNKGILFVTYCDRGGPYQCDDGAIYKYDTNTGVWKDITPPSGKNWDGSPKYENYYGFSGLSVDAQNQDTLIISSLQSWWPDNFIFRSRDAGETWDAIWEHGESYPSRNLKYTMDISKAPWLTFGNKINAASGGLVKGDEIMNYPAPKLGWMMSALAINPFDSDEMMYGTGATIYGSKNLTDWDSGKLVNIEVMGTGVEETAVLSLICPPVNGVELISGVGDICGFVHKDLKTGPDMMMLSPRFTSTTGLDYAELNPETIVRVGNADKEQYEMIKKSVAISKDGGATWAEVQPNISYTFPAKTEDDIVQGGTVAVSADGSTFVWSTGTSQGVVCFENGGWKAVSTLPAGANVCSDRVNPKVFYAYANSTFYSSNDGGQTFTAVKTDLEAATSKIKAVPGKEGHVWIPGSTTGLSYTTDGGNTINEVNGVTRADVVGFGKAKAGEDYLAIYMCGEKDGLYAVYRSDDMAKSWVRVNDDQHQYGSINYSITGDLRVYGRVFVATNGRGIVYGEPNSDTPTTIIGDINEDGQVDAIDFAALKKYILNPTTLTDKQKIAADVNGDGSINSIDLAKLKSFILGIITHF, from the coding sequence ATGAAGATTAGAAATATTAAAAAAATAATGATTTTATGTTTACTTATTGCTTTTACGTGTACTTCTCTATTTGTACCACCTGTATCTGCAAATGGTGCCGTAAGTGCTCCGTATAATTGGGATAACGTTAAAATTGGCGGAGGGGGAGGATATGTTTGCGGAATAGTTTATAACCCAACTGAGAAAGGCCTTGTTTATGCCCGTACCGATATGGGCGGAGCATACATAAGAAACAAGCAGACATTAGAATGGGAGCCTATTACCGACTGGGTATCGCCGGATGAATGGAACCTTTTAGGGTGTGAAAGTATAGCTACCGACCCGGTTGATACAAATAGAGTTTATATAGCAGCAGGTACATATACAAACAGCTGGACACCAATGAACGGATATATTCTTCGTTCTGAAGACTACGGTAAAACGTGGGAAAGAACTGAGCTGCCTTTCAAATTCGGAGGAAACATGCCGGGGCGTTCAGTTGGCGAACGTTTGATGATTGATCCAAACAGCAATAACATATTATATTTTGCAGCAAGAAGCGGTAAAGGTCTTTGGAAAAGTACGGACTATGGTAAAACATGGGCAAAGGTCAGCAGCTTCACAAATGTAGGAAACTATGTTGAAGATCCCAAATTTGAATATTCATCGGATAATCTGGGATTATGTTTTGTAACTTTTGATTCATACAAGGGTACTAAAGGTACACCGACTAAGGACATTTATGTAGGTGTTGCTGATAAAAAGAATCCATTGTATGTCAGCCATGATGCAGGAGAAACATGGAGCCCGGTTGAAGGTCAGCCGACAGAAAGTACTTTTACTCAGCATAACAGTAAAGCCTTGAAAATCGGTATTCCTCAACATGCCGTTGTAAACAACAAAGGAATTTTATTTGTTACATATTGTGATAGGGGCGGTCCTTATCAGTGTGACGACGGTGCAATTTATAAATATGATACAAATACAGGTGTTTGGAAAGATATCACACCTCCTTCAGGTAAAAACTGGGATGGTTCACCCAAATATGAAAACTACTACGGATTCTCAGGTTTAAGTGTTGATGCACAAAATCAGGATACCCTTATAATATCTTCACTTCAATCATGGTGGCCTGATAACTTTATTTTCCGTTCAAGAGATGCAGGTGAAACTTGGGATGCTATTTGGGAACACGGTGAGTCATATCCGTCAAGAAACCTCAAATATACAATGGATATTTCAAAAGCACCATGGCTTACTTTTGGAAATAAGATAAACGCAGCAAGCGGTGGTTTGGTAAAAGGCGACGAAATAATGAATTATCCTGCACCAAAGCTTGGCTGGATGATGAGTGCTCTTGCAATCAATCCTTTTGATTCCGACGAAATGATGTATGGTACAGGTGCTACTATTTACGGCTCAAAAAATCTGACAGATTGGGATAGCGGTAAATTAGTAAATATCGAGGTTATGGGAACGGGAGTTGAAGAAACTGCTGTTTTAAGTCTGATATGTCCTCCGGTTAACGGTGTAGAACTGATAAGCGGAGTTGGAGATATCTGTGGATTCGTACATAAAGACTTAAAAACAGGTCCGGACATGATGATGCTATCTCCTAGATTTACCAGCACTACAGGTCTGGATTATGCAGAACTCAATCCGGAAACCATAGTAAGAGTAGGTAATGCAGATAAAGAACAGTATGAGATGATTAAAAAAAGTGTTGCCATTTCTAAAGATGGAGGCGCTACATGGGCTGAAGTTCAGCCAAATATAAGTTATACCTTCCCGGCAAAAACTGAAGATGACATTGTACAGGGTGGTACTGTTGCAGTTTCTGCTGACGGTTCAACATTTGTATGGTCAACAGGCACAAGTCAGGGCGTTGTATGTTTTGAAAATGGCGGCTGGAAAGCAGTCAGTACACTTCCAGCAGGTGCAAATGTTTGCTCGGACAGAGTTAACCCTAAAGTATTCTATGCATATGCAAACAGTACTTTCTATTCAAGTAACGATGGAGGTCAAACCTTCACAGCCGTAAAAACAGATCTTGAGGCTGCTACTTCCAAAATCAAAGCAGTTCCTGGTAAAGAAGGGCATGTTTGGATTCCCGGTTCAACCACAGGTCTTTCCTACACAACTGACGGAGGTAACACTATTAATGAAGTTAATGGCGTTACCAGAGCGGATGTAGTTGGCTTCGGTAAAGCCAAAGCCGGTGAAGATTATCTTGCAATCTATATGTGCGGTGAAAAAGACGGTTTGTATGCAGTTTATCGTTCCGATGATATGGCAAAAAGCTGGGTTAGAGTAAATGACGACCAGCATCAGTATGGCTCGATAAACTACTCAATTACAGGGGATTTAAGAGTTTATGGCCGTGTATTTGTTGCAACAAATGGAAGAGGTATCGTATATGGTGAGCCTAACTCAGATACACCGACTACTATTATCGGAGACATTAATGAGGATGGTCAGGTTGATGCTATCGATTTTGCAGCATTAAAGAAGTATATTCTTAATCCAACGACACTTACCGATAAACAAAAGATTGCCGCTGATGTTAATGGTGATGGCTCGATAAATTCAATTGACTTGGCAAAATTAAAAAGCTTTATATTGGGAATAATCACGCATTTTTAA
- a CDS encoding S-layer homology domain-containing protein gives MKKALSAIVAVAMLMSSFVTSFAASDKTMETAPQTFKDLNGHWASDAIYKWSEQGVIKGHDGLFRPNDSITRGEMACILDNIMDYKSASKNTFSDLEAGKFYTNAVLKVNAAGIINGDGASLLRPTDKITREEAVVMMAKAFAVNEGTTSNTQFADKKEVSSWAKTSVFGMEAKGYVNGNKGKFNPKTNITRAEIVAILNNIVKGYYTKAGTYNDNVAGTVVIKVPDVKLKGANITENLIIAEGVGEGDVTLDSVTVKGKTVVRGGGENSIHITGTSNISNIKIEKVNDKLRIAISEGNTVKEIEIAKGEEIIVTGSVGTLEIGIPNVVVKAIAANISDTKVASANATLLVDKQSKIKSVSVINSAENTSIKAEKGAVVNTIFSEAETTVSGEGTVEQVLLKAGANNSSVTTPNTHITASAGVTGATAGGVPVTGGTSVVNNNTGSGTTSGTTTPNQGNNGGGTPTTVKVSSISVSPESMTLKAGEATGTITATISPSNATNKNIIWSSSNKTVATVNNGIVTPLAEGTTIISAVSAEDASIKATTIVTVNKADMTPPVLSDGTVENLGTETGTTATLKYKVTQEKGTVKYYYLVKDASASAPDIATIKASNTKGTASGNLVFYVINLSDLTPNQKYTAYIVIEDASGNTSDILTITDINPYCKDMTPPVLSDGTVENLGTETGTTATLKYKVTQEKGTVKYYYLVKDASTSAPDTAAIKASNTTGTASGNPEFYVINLTDLTPNQKYTAYIVMEDASGNSSNILTITDINPYSNFVLEKLGTPNVTLSPNTSGGLTYTITAADMAEDSNIKEYSLEIAAYSAPETPVETLLTLTVPKDKLSGIITTDNGIVAGNSYVARVKAIVTDSNTQYQNSDFSAYTDAVVASIKLSMQVGYVSNFNKDSAVKNIQFSFSGSNGASASDLTIDTTKISVMIGSEKHQLSSYTKAGKPDEPGTYELLYGNVPGYVKINLTDADYNAITGDANFTSPTGINKIVADLGWASVKDKVSGDASESSINFSKNLTIVNNSDEYIAKYLLDGSYYKLQGNKIQDLSYSVSKIIFYSEFVTEPEKGYTAEMEITPADSSVTFEDSSWEKYSQDEMPTDFAQTDKYCKVTSADTDRVMIDETYYKVARGVAGRINSLLTFKDGLINNEKVDYTDSLMFKFKDNGAIESIKVIGDVTIGTDLVGHFAESGIPVYLDSDTAKLTVIGECTIGDIIVKNALKGSNAIDIMGGKVGNITLADGVKLSIKGSEGVTKVGNISGTGTYTVAITVSSQNNRKVSIGDVELGSSGTLDFYQNNDSDLLAKYLNIGKVTATAGAVINIPNAENVECNPYGWFTKFKDLADIVTFKISSEIYTPPTSQITINGNSSYVPTLMHGVINYYDPEIWKWRFFFTDAIISKEDLENDSKTFKFSAINEEHKSSLVE, from the coding sequence ATGAAGAAAGCACTTTCTGCCATTGTTGCTGTAGCCATGCTGATGAGTTCATTTGTAACATCATTTGCAGCATCAGATAAAACGATGGAAACAGCTCCGCAAACATTTAAAGACCTAAATGGCCACTGGGCATCAGATGCTATCTACAAATGGTCAGAACAGGGTGTTATTAAGGGACATGACGGACTTTTCAGACCCAATGATTCAATAACCAGAGGGGAAATGGCATGTATTCTCGATAACATTATGGACTACAAATCTGCTTCAAAGAATACTTTTTCAGATTTAGAAGCAGGGAAGTTCTATACCAATGCAGTTCTAAAGGTAAATGCTGCAGGAATTATTAATGGTGATGGAGCATCACTCCTTCGTCCAACAGATAAGATAACAAGAGAAGAAGCAGTAGTAATGATGGCAAAAGCATTTGCAGTAAATGAAGGAACTACTTCCAATACTCAATTTGCTGATAAAAAAGAAGTATCATCTTGGGCTAAAACTTCTGTATTTGGGATGGAAGCCAAGGGTTATGTAAATGGAAATAAGGGCAAGTTTAATCCAAAAACAAATATTACAAGAGCAGAAATTGTAGCAATCTTAAATAATATTGTAAAAGGCTATTATACAAAAGCAGGTACTTATAACGACAATGTAGCCGGAACGGTAGTTATAAAGGTACCTGATGTAAAACTAAAGGGAGCTAATATAACAGAGAATCTGATTATTGCAGAAGGTGTAGGTGAAGGAGATGTCACTCTTGACAGTGTAACCGTTAAGGGTAAAACTGTAGTTAGGGGTGGTGGTGAAAATTCCATACATATTACCGGTACTTCAAATATCTCAAATATCAAAATTGAAAAAGTTAATGATAAACTGAGAATAGCAATTTCAGAGGGCAACACTGTAAAAGAAATTGAAATTGCGAAAGGTGAAGAAATTATAGTTACAGGTTCCGTTGGAACCTTGGAGATAGGAATTCCAAATGTAGTTGTTAAAGCCATTGCAGCAAATATTTCAGACACAAAGGTTGCAAGTGCCAACGCTACCCTTTTGGTAGATAAGCAATCAAAAATAAAATCAGTTTCTGTAATTAATTCAGCAGAAAATACTTCAATAAAAGCTGAAAAGGGTGCTGTTGTCAATACAATCTTTTCAGAGGCAGAAACTACTGTCAGCGGTGAAGGAACTGTAGAGCAAGTTCTTCTCAAGGCAGGTGCAAATAATTCCAGTGTTACAACACCCAACACGCATATAACAGCGTCAGCAGGTGTAACAGGAGCAACCGCTGGAGGAGTGCCTGTCACAGGTGGAACTTCAGTTGTAAATAATAATACAGGAAGTGGAACAACAAGTGGTACAACAACGCCTAATCAAGGAAATAACGGCGGTGGTACTCCAACAACAGTAAAGGTTAGTTCTATTAGTGTTTCACCTGAGTCAATGACCTTGAAAGCAGGTGAAGCAACGGGAACAATAACAGCAACAATTAGTCCTTCAAATGCAACAAACAAAAATATAATCTGGTCATCCAGCAATAAAACCGTTGCAACCGTTAATAACGGTATAGTAACTCCATTGGCAGAAGGTACAACTATAATTTCAGCTGTATCAGCTGAAGATGCTTCTATAAAAGCTACGACTATCGTAACCGTTAATAAAGCAGACATGACACCGCCTGTACTTTCTGACGGAACAGTTGAAAATCTGGGTACAGAGACTGGCACAACAGCTACATTGAAATATAAAGTTACACAAGAGAAAGGAACCGTTAAATACTATTATTTAGTAAAAGATGCAAGTGCAAGTGCTCCTGACATAGCGACGATTAAAGCTTCAAATACAAAAGGGACAGCTTCAGGAAATCTTGTGTTTTATGTTATTAATTTGTCAGACTTGACACCCAATCAAAAATACACAGCATATATAGTAATTGAAGATGCTTCAGGTAATACCTCTGATATCCTCACCATTACAGACATAAATCCTTATTGTAAAGACATGACACCGCCTGTACTTTCTGACGGAACAGTTGAAAATCTGGGTACAGAGACTGGCACAACAGCTACATTGAAATATAAAGTTACACAAGAGAAAGGAACCGTTAAATACTATTATTTAGTAAAAGATGCAAGTACAAGTGCTCCTGACACAGCGGCGATTAAAGCTTCAAATACAACAGGGACAGCTTCAGGAAATCCTGAGTTTTATGTGATTAATTTGACAGACTTGACACCCAATCAAAAATACACAGCATATATAGTAATGGAAGATGCATCAGGTAATTCTTCTAATATCCTCACCATTACAGACATAAATCCTTATTCAAATTTTGTTTTAGAAAAGTTGGGTACTCCAAATGTAACACTATCCCCAAATACTTCAGGCGGACTTACTTATACTATTACTGCGGCTGATATGGCGGAAGACAGCAACATAAAAGAATATTCCTTAGAGATTGCTGCATACTCAGCGCCGGAAACTCCTGTAGAGACACTACTTACGTTAACAGTTCCGAAGGACAAACTTTCAGGGATAATAACAACTGATAATGGTATTGTTGCCGGAAACTCCTATGTTGCACGAGTCAAGGCTATTGTAACAGACAGTAATACGCAGTATCAGAATTCCGATTTCAGTGCATACACCGATGCGGTAGTTGCTTCTATAAAGTTGAGTATGCAGGTGGGTTATGTATCTAACTTTAACAAGGATTCAGCTGTTAAGAATATACAATTTTCATTCTCCGGCTCTAATGGTGCATCGGCGAGTGACTTGACTATTGATACAACTAAAATAAGTGTTATGATAGGCTCTGAAAAACATCAATTATCAAGTTACACGAAGGCTGGAAAACCAGATGAACCCGGAACTTATGAATTATTGTACGGCAATGTTCCTGGATATGTAAAAATAAATTTAACTGATGCGGACTATAATGCAATTACAGGAGATGCTAACTTTACTTCACCAACCGGAATTAATAAAATAGTGGCTGATTTGGGATGGGCAAGCGTAAAAGATAAAGTTAGCGGAGATGCTTCTGAGTCTTCGATTAATTTTTCAAAGAATTTGACAATCGTAAACAATTCCGACGAGTATATTGCTAAATACCTGTTAGACGGTAGTTATTATAAATTACAAGGTAATAAAATTCAAGATTTAAGTTACTCTGTATCAAAAATCATTTTTTATAGTGAATTTGTTACAGAACCTGAAAAAGGATATACAGCAGAAATGGAGATTACTCCTGCTGACTCAAGTGTTACCTTTGAAGACAGCAGTTGGGAAAAATACTCACAAGACGAAATGCCAACAGATTTTGCCCAAACAGATAAATATTGTAAAGTAACCTCAGCAGATACTGACCGTGTTATGATAGATGAAACCTACTACAAGGTAGCCAGAGGGGTTGCAGGCAGAATAAACAGTTTATTGACTTTTAAGGATGGTTTAATCAATAATGAAAAGGTTGATTACACAGATTCATTAATGTTCAAATTCAAAGATAATGGAGCCATAGAATCTATTAAAGTAATTGGAGACGTAACCATTGGAACTGATTTGGTGGGTCATTTTGCCGAAAGTGGTATTCCCGTTTATCTAGATTCTGATACCGCAAAACTTACCGTTATCGGTGAATGCACAATTGGTGATATTATTGTAAAGAATGCTTTGAAAGGTTCTAATGCAATAGATATAATGGGTGGTAAAGTAGGAAACATTACCTTAGCTGATGGAGTTAAATTGAGTATAAAAGGCAGCGAGGGTGTGACAAAGGTTGGAAATATCAGCGGCACAGGTACTTATACTGTTGCTATTACTGTGAGTTCACAAAATAATAGAAAGGTATCAATCGGTGACGTTGAGCTGGGAAGCAGCGGAACGTTGGATTTTTACCAGAATAATGACAGTGATTTATTAGCGAAATATCTTAATATCGGAAAGGTAACAGCGACAGCCGGTGCAGTTATTAATATACCAAATGCTGAAAATGTGGAGTGCAATCCATATGGCTGGTTTACAAAATTTAAGGATTTAGCTGATATAGTTACTTTTAAAATTAGTTCTGAAATATATACTCCTCCAACAAGTCAGATAACAATTAACGGGAACAGCAGCTATGTACCAACACTGATGCATGGTGTAATTAACTACTATGACCCTGAAATTTGGAAATGGAGATTTTTCTTTACAGATGCCATTATTTCAAAAGAGGACTTGGAAAACGACAGTAAAACCTTCAAATTTTCTGCCATTAATGAAGAACATAAGAGTAGTTTAGTTGAGTAG
- a CDS encoding class I SAM-dependent methyltransferase translates to MVNNYKNSNEYLYEDIAVWEKTEGIELMKSMPLNGNYTPKILDFGFGFGQYLFAAAYAYPKGMIYGIDGYGICIKEVEDKIEKRGITNIKIIGEEVSDLNRFEDNSIDMVLLYDTLHASFSKKKMLLDEAHRVLKKGGCLSVLPFHQGNWRDKDDNKVKYSISKIKAEITEYGFDYVGSCKVKGVHWEKCHTLYYIQKGNITIDMLERMDVMNFTSF, encoded by the coding sequence ATGGTAAATAATTATAAGAATTCAAACGAATATTTATATGAAGACATCGCTGTGTGGGAAAAAACAGAAGGCATTGAATTAATGAAGTCTATGCCATTAAATGGGAATTACACCCCGAAGATATTAGATTTTGGTTTTGGCTTTGGACAGTATCTTTTTGCAGCAGCATACGCATATCCAAAAGGCATGATTTATGGAATTGATGGTTACGGAATTTGTATTAAAGAAGTTGAAGATAAAATTGAGAAACGAGGAATTACCAATATAAAGATAATTGGTGAAGAGGTAAGTGATTTAAACAGGTTTGAGGATAATTCCATAGATATGGTGCTGTTATATGATACTTTACACGCTAGTTTTTCAAAAAAGAAAATGCTGTTAGACGAAGCCCATCGCGTGTTAAAAAAGGGTGGATGTTTATCTGTTCTTCCTTTTCATCAGGGGAATTGGAGAGATAAAGATGATAATAAGGTAAAATATTCTATTTCTAAGATTAAAGCTGAGATAACGGAATATGGATTTGATTATGTTGGATCATGTAAAGTAAAGGGTGTTCATTGGGAAAAATGTCATACTCTTTATTACATACAAAAAGGAAATATCACTATAGATATGCTTGAACGAATGGATGTAATGAATTTCACTTCGTTTTAA